In one Mucilaginibacter ginsenosidivorax genomic region, the following are encoded:
- a CDS encoding WecB/TagA/CpsF family glycosyltransferase translates to MDIYNIFTSKIPASMMEFDPRQKKLITFLNPHSYKLAFNAPELFEKFDWIAPDGILIVLILNLFKATAFKIKRFSCDMTSVAPFVFDIAVKNQLSVYFLGADEESITDTVKTFKKEYPLLPIAGYRNGYFDTYANRWSAIDNIVSLNPDIVFVGMGVILQETMALNLRSRGYSGAIYTCGGFLHQSKHEINFYPNFINRLNLRFIYRSYKEGGFFSRSMKTYPAFCYLMVRRIVKQTFNLKYKS, encoded by the coding sequence ATGGACATCTATAATATATTCACCTCAAAAATTCCCGCTTCGATGATGGAGTTTGACCCGAGGCAGAAAAAACTAATAACTTTTTTAAATCCGCACTCCTATAAGTTAGCCTTTAATGCCCCTGAATTGTTCGAGAAATTTGACTGGATAGCACCCGACGGAATATTAATAGTGCTCATTTTAAATTTATTTAAAGCAACAGCCTTTAAAATAAAACGTTTTTCGTGCGACATGACTTCCGTGGCGCCATTTGTTTTTGACATAGCTGTAAAAAATCAACTAAGTGTGTATTTTTTAGGCGCCGACGAGGAAAGCATTACCGACACCGTTAAGACGTTTAAAAAAGAATATCCTTTGCTGCCCATAGCAGGCTATCGGAACGGGTATTTTGATACTTATGCCAACAGGTGGAGTGCTATTGATAATATAGTAAGCTTAAACCCTGATATTGTTTTTGTTGGGATGGGAGTTATTTTACAGGAAACAATGGCCTTGAATTTAAGATCGAGAGGTTATAGCGGTGCAATTTACACCTGCGGCGGCTTTTTGCACCAAAGCAAACATGAAATTAATTTTTATCCTAATTTTATCAACAGGCTTAATTTACGTTTTATCTATCGTAGTTATAAGGAAGGTGGTTTTTTTTCGCGTTCCATGAAAACCTACCCTGCCTTTTGTTACCTTATGGTGCGCCGTATAGTTAAACAAACTTTTAATTTAAAATATAAATCCTGA
- a CDS encoding response regulator, whose translation MAKQILIIEDDDDIRSILETALVLYDFDVQGVERTDDIIELIKIHGPDLVLTDYMMPGLNGGQICKMIKTNKDTSHIPVILMSAYHKSAIDLVNFNYDAYIPKPFDLKKLVLTINKLLN comes from the coding sequence ATGGCTAAACAAATACTTATAATAGAAGATGATGACGATATCCGCAGCATATTGGAAACTGCGTTGGTTTTATACGATTTTGACGTTCAGGGTGTAGAAAGGACCGATGATATTATCGAATTAATCAAAATTCACGGGCCCGACCTGGTATTAACCGATTATATGATGCCCGGGTTAAACGGCGGCCAGATTTGTAAAATGATTAAAACCAATAAAGATACCAGTCATATCCCCGTTATACTTATGTCTGCATACCACAAATCGGCAATTGATTTAGTCAATTTTAATTACGATGCTTATATTCCCAAGCCCTTCGACTTAAAAAAGCTGGTGTTAACTATAAATAAATTATTAAACTGA
- a CDS encoding response regulator: MDTIPKIMVIDDGELDSIIFKLVVKRVLHNSNIESCNSGLTAINRLKFLIEKQPNELPDYIFLDIMMPLMDGWEFLLEYKKLKIEPIYKSKIYMLSSSIDRDNILKSLSNPWVEAYLAKPIDVPTLKSIFQAN, translated from the coding sequence ATGGATACAATCCCTAAAATCATGGTTATTGATGATGGAGAGCTCGACAGCATTATTTTTAAACTGGTGGTAAAAAGGGTTTTACATAACTCCAATATTGAAAGTTGCAACAGTGGCTTAACAGCCATAAACAGGCTGAAATTTTTAATAGAGAAGCAGCCTAATGAACTGCCCGACTATATTTTTCTTGATATTATGATGCCTTTGATGGACGGATGGGAGTTTTTACTTGAGTATAAAAAGCTAAAGATAGAACCGATTTACAAAAGTAAAATTTACATGTTATCGTCGTCTATTGATCGCGATAATATTTTAAAATCATTGAGTAACCCCTGGGTAGAGGCCTATTTGGCCAAGCCAATAGATGTACCCACTTTAAAATCAATTTTTCAGGCCAACTAA
- a CDS encoding alpha/beta fold hydrolase, whose product MSTITTKDGTEIYYKDWGTGKPLVFHHGWPLSGDDWDAQMMFFLKKGYRVIAHDRRGHGRSSQTANGHDMDTYAADVAALTEALNLKDAVHIGHSTGGGEAIHYAANLGKSRVAKVVLISAVTPLMVQTENNPEGVPMAIFDEIRQGTAFNRAQYFKDFTVPFYGYNREGATVKPGIQDNWWRQGMMGGVKAQHDGIKAFSETDFTEDLKSVDIPVLVLHGEDDQIVPFPISGAKAAKLLKNGTLISYPGFPHGMPATEADTINKDLLAFIEA is encoded by the coding sequence ATGAGCACAATCACCACAAAAGACGGAACCGAAATTTATTACAAAGACTGGGGTACAGGAAAACCGCTGGTATTTCATCATGGCTGGCCATTATCCGGCGACGACTGGGACGCACAAATGATGTTTTTCCTAAAAAAAGGTTACAGAGTAATTGCCCATGACCGCCGCGGTCATGGCAGATCGAGCCAAACTGCCAATGGACACGATATGGACACCTACGCAGCCGACGTGGCCGCGCTTACCGAGGCATTGAATTTAAAAGATGCCGTACATATTGGCCACTCAACAGGCGGCGGCGAAGCTATTCATTACGCTGCCAACCTGGGCAAAAGCCGTGTGGCCAAAGTTGTACTCATCAGCGCGGTTACGCCCCTGATGGTTCAAACAGAAAACAACCCAGAAGGTGTACCGATGGCTATATTTGACGAGATACGTCAGGGTACGGCATTTAACCGCGCCCAATACTTTAAAGATTTTACCGTACCCTTTTATGGCTATAACCGCGAAGGCGCAACCGTAAAACCGGGCATTCAAGATAATTGGTGGCGCCAGGGAATGATGGGCGGCGTAAAAGCACAGCACGACGGTATTAAAGCCTTCTCGGAAACCGACTTTACCGAAGACCTTAAAAGTGTAGATATCCCGGTTTTGGTTTTGCATGGCGAAGACGACCAGATTGTTCCGTTCCCTATTTCGGGCGCAAAGGCTGCTAAACTATTAAAAAACGGCACCTTGATATCTTACCCGGGATTCCCTCATGGCATGCCGGCAACCGAAGCCGACACCATTAATAAAGACCTTTTGGCTTTTATTGAAGCTTAA